In one Mastacembelus armatus chromosome 19, fMasArm1.2, whole genome shotgun sequence genomic region, the following are encoded:
- the atp6v0cb gene encoding ATPase H+ transporting V0 subunit cb — protein sequence MSATAPEYSPFFAVMGASAAMVFSALGAAYGTAKSGTGIAAMSVMRPELIMKSIIPVVMAGIIAIYGLVVAVLIANGISENINLYKSFLQLGAGLSVGLSGLAAGFAIGIVGDAGVRGTAQQPRLFVGMILILIFAEVLGLYGLIVALILSTK from the exons ATGTCGGCCACAGCCCCCGAATACTCTCCGTTCTTCGCAGTGATGGGCGCCTCTGCGGCTATGGTGTTCAGCG CCCTAGGAGCAGCCTATGGCACAGCCAAGAGCGGTACAGGGATTGCTGCCATGTCCGTGATGAGGCCTGAACTCATCATGAAGTCAATCATTCCTGTGGTCATGGCAGGTATCATAGCCATCTATGGCCTGGTAGTAGCAGTGTTGATTGCCAACGGCATCTCAGAGAACATCAACCTCTACAA GAGTTTCCTCCAGCTGGGAGCTGGGCTGAGCGTGGGCCTGAGCGGGCTGGCAGCAGGCTTTGCAATCGGCATCGTGGGTGACGCAGGCGTGAGGGGCACAGCTCAACAGCCGAGGCTTTTTGTGGGCATGATCCTCATCTTGATTTTCGCTGAGGTCTTGGGTCTCTATGGGCTCATTGTTGCCCTCATTCTCTCTACGAAATAA
- the tbc1d24 gene encoding TBC1 domain family member 24 isoform X1 translates to MAEEDYGTFVDWNQMGDLAKSDGPTKIDCKDLKEFKLMARQGYWAKNHKLRAQVYQQLIKAIPCRTVTPDAEVYRDIIGNAATKKPSSHIPLPEFVDGSPVPRYCLTAEAVASAHRIINCLAGQFPDISYCPSLPAVTSLLLHFSVDEAQCFEHISRMLACNEPGKRLLDQTFLAYESSCMTFGDLANKYCTAAHKLIVATAQDVLEVYSDWQRWVLGDLPFSHVVRVLDVYLVEGFKILYRVAIALLRFYRKHKVGAQGSQQQQQQQQQQQDSGKVKADIQAFVKGIAATITPDKLLEKAFSIRLFSRKEITLLQLTNEKSLQQKGITVKQKRCSRNVQLALNPDTFSSEIVSAKEMRDIWSWIPERFALCQPQLLFTTSTHGCSLNRFYSHCEGHEPTLLLIRTTDRDVCGAFLSTDWDERKRGGNALSFFGTGECFVFKMKPEMERYEWVVIRHPELASSIKAQSQEETASSDGPKSDNNSLLLPEKPAGDLSPFLSARHFNLNSKNTSMFMAGNFDSIIVGGGDGNALYIDSELNHGRTERCTTFDNPPLCAESFQISLLEVWGFEDTMAT, encoded by the exons ATGGCTGAAGAAGACTATGGCACCTTTGTGGACTGGAACCAGATGGGGGATCTGGCCAAAAGTGATGGGCCCACCAAGATAGACTGTAAAGATCTCAAGGAGTTCAAACTGATGGCTCGGCAGGGTTATTGGGCCAAAAACCACAAACTCCGGGCACAAGTTTACCAGCAGCTTATCAAAGCCATTCCCTGTCGTACAGTTACCCCAGATGCAGAAGTATATCGTGACATTATAGGAAATGCAGCCACTAAGAAGCCCTCCTCACACATCCCGTTGCCAGAGTTTGTGGATGGAAGTCCTGTGCCACGCTACTGCCTGACAGCAGAGGCAGTGGCCTCAGCCCATCGGATAATCAACTGCCTGGCTGGACAGTTTCCTGATATCTCCTATTGCCCTTCCCTTCCAGCTGTTACTTCTTTACTCTTACACTTCAGTGTGGATGAAGCTCAGTGTTTTGAGCACATCAGCCGGATGCTGGCTTGCAACGAGCCAGGCAAGCGCCTGCTGGATCAGACTTTCCTGGCCTATGAGTCTAGCTGCATGACTTTTGGTGACCTGGCCAACAAGTATtgcactgctgctcacaaattgATTGTAGCCACAGCTCAAGATGTGTTGGAAGTCTACTCAGATTGGCAGCGCTGGGTGCTTGGTGACCTGCCTTTCAGCCATGTGGTCAGGGTCCTTGATGTCTACCTAGTGGAGGGTTTCAAGATTCTCTACCGTGTGGCCATAGCCTTGCTCAGGTTCTATCGCAAGCATAAAGTAGGGGCCCAGGGCAgccagcaacagcaacaacagcagcagcagcagcaggattcAGGCAAAGTCAAGGCAGACATTCAGGCTTTTGTCAAGGGCATTGCTGCCACCATTACACCCGACAAGTTGCTAGAGAAGGCCTTCTCGATCCGCCTGTTTAGCCGTAAAGAGATCACCCTGCTGCAGCTTACAAATGAAAAGTCTCTGCAGCAGAAGGGAATCACTGTCAAACAGAAGCG TTGTAG TCGGAATGTCCAGCTGGCACTTAACCCTGACACCTTCTCCTCAGAGATAGTCAGTGCCAAGGAGATGCGGGACATCTGGTCATGGATCCCTGAGCGCTTTGCCTTGTGCcaaccacagctcctctttACCACCTCCACACATGGCTGCAGCCTGAACAG ATTCTACTCACATTGTGAAGGCCATGAACCCACACTGCTCCTCATCCGGACCACAGATCGTGAT gtatGTGGAGCCTTCCTATCCACTGACTGGGATGAGCGGAAGAGAGGAGGCAATGCATTGAGTTTTTTTGGCACAGGGGAGTGCTTTGTCTTCAAG ATGAAGCCAGAGATGGAGCGCTATGAGTGGGTGGTGATCCGCCACCCCGAGCTCGCATCGTCCATCAAAGCTCAGAGTCAGGAGGAGACAGCCTCTTCTGATGGCCCGAAGTCCGACAACAACAGTTTACTGCTGCCAGAGAAACCTGCTGGAGACCTGTCGCCCTTCCTTTCCGCCCGGCACTTCAACCTTAACTCCAAGAATACATCAATGTTCATGGCTGGAAACTTTGACTCCATTATAGTGG GGGGTGGTGATGGCAACGCACTCTATATTGACTCAGAGCTGAACCATGGGCGCACTGAGAGGTGCACCACCTTTGACAACCCACCTCTGTGTGCAGAGAGCTTCCAGATTTCCCTGTTGGAGGTGTGGGGCTTTGAGGATACCATGGCCACATAA
- the tbc1d24 gene encoding TBC1 domain family member 24 isoform X2, protein MAEEDYGTFVDWNQMGDLAKSDGPTKIDCKDLKEFKLMARQGYWAKNHKLRAQVYQQLIKAIPCRTVTPDAEVYRDIIGNAATKKPSSHIPLPEFVDGSPVPRYCLTAEAVASAHRIINCLAGQFPDISYCPSLPAVTSLLLHFSVDEAQCFEHISRMLACNEPGKRLLDQTFLAYESSCMTFGDLANKYCTAAHKLIVATAQDVLEVYSDWQRWVLGDLPFSHVVRVLDVYLVEGFKILYRVAIALLRFYRKHKVGAQGSQQQQQQQQQQQDSGKVKADIQAFVKGIAATITPDKLLEKAFSIRLFSRKEITLLQLTNEKSLQQKGITVKQKRRNVQLALNPDTFSSEIVSAKEMRDIWSWIPERFALCQPQLLFTTSTHGCSLNRFYSHCEGHEPTLLLIRTTDRDVCGAFLSTDWDERKRGGNALSFFGTGECFVFKMKPEMERYEWVVIRHPELASSIKAQSQEETASSDGPKSDNNSLLLPEKPAGDLSPFLSARHFNLNSKNTSMFMAGNFDSIIVGGGDGNALYIDSELNHGRTERCTTFDNPPLCAESFQISLLEVWGFEDTMAT, encoded by the exons ATGGCTGAAGAAGACTATGGCACCTTTGTGGACTGGAACCAGATGGGGGATCTGGCCAAAAGTGATGGGCCCACCAAGATAGACTGTAAAGATCTCAAGGAGTTCAAACTGATGGCTCGGCAGGGTTATTGGGCCAAAAACCACAAACTCCGGGCACAAGTTTACCAGCAGCTTATCAAAGCCATTCCCTGTCGTACAGTTACCCCAGATGCAGAAGTATATCGTGACATTATAGGAAATGCAGCCACTAAGAAGCCCTCCTCACACATCCCGTTGCCAGAGTTTGTGGATGGAAGTCCTGTGCCACGCTACTGCCTGACAGCAGAGGCAGTGGCCTCAGCCCATCGGATAATCAACTGCCTGGCTGGACAGTTTCCTGATATCTCCTATTGCCCTTCCCTTCCAGCTGTTACTTCTTTACTCTTACACTTCAGTGTGGATGAAGCTCAGTGTTTTGAGCACATCAGCCGGATGCTGGCTTGCAACGAGCCAGGCAAGCGCCTGCTGGATCAGACTTTCCTGGCCTATGAGTCTAGCTGCATGACTTTTGGTGACCTGGCCAACAAGTATtgcactgctgctcacaaattgATTGTAGCCACAGCTCAAGATGTGTTGGAAGTCTACTCAGATTGGCAGCGCTGGGTGCTTGGTGACCTGCCTTTCAGCCATGTGGTCAGGGTCCTTGATGTCTACCTAGTGGAGGGTTTCAAGATTCTCTACCGTGTGGCCATAGCCTTGCTCAGGTTCTATCGCAAGCATAAAGTAGGGGCCCAGGGCAgccagcaacagcaacaacagcagcagcagcagcaggattcAGGCAAAGTCAAGGCAGACATTCAGGCTTTTGTCAAGGGCATTGCTGCCACCATTACACCCGACAAGTTGCTAGAGAAGGCCTTCTCGATCCGCCTGTTTAGCCGTAAAGAGATCACCCTGCTGCAGCTTACAAATGAAAAGTCTCTGCAGCAGAAGGGAATCACTGTCAAACAGAAGCG TCGGAATGTCCAGCTGGCACTTAACCCTGACACCTTCTCCTCAGAGATAGTCAGTGCCAAGGAGATGCGGGACATCTGGTCATGGATCCCTGAGCGCTTTGCCTTGTGCcaaccacagctcctctttACCACCTCCACACATGGCTGCAGCCTGAACAG ATTCTACTCACATTGTGAAGGCCATGAACCCACACTGCTCCTCATCCGGACCACAGATCGTGAT gtatGTGGAGCCTTCCTATCCACTGACTGGGATGAGCGGAAGAGAGGAGGCAATGCATTGAGTTTTTTTGGCACAGGGGAGTGCTTTGTCTTCAAG ATGAAGCCAGAGATGGAGCGCTATGAGTGGGTGGTGATCCGCCACCCCGAGCTCGCATCGTCCATCAAAGCTCAGAGTCAGGAGGAGACAGCCTCTTCTGATGGCCCGAAGTCCGACAACAACAGTTTACTGCTGCCAGAGAAACCTGCTGGAGACCTGTCGCCCTTCCTTTCCGCCCGGCACTTCAACCTTAACTCCAAGAATACATCAATGTTCATGGCTGGAAACTTTGACTCCATTATAGTGG GGGGTGGTGATGGCAACGCACTCTATATTGACTCAGAGCTGAACCATGGGCGCACTGAGAGGTGCACCACCTTTGACAACCCACCTCTGTGTGCAGAGAGCTTCCAGATTTCCCTGTTGGAGGTGTGGGGCTTTGAGGATACCATGGCCACATAA